From Brassica oleracea var. oleracea cultivar TO1000 unplaced genomic scaffold, BOL UnpScaffold01189, whole genome shotgun sequence:
CTTCTCACCAGTGCTAAAAGATGCCCAGTTTAGACGGAAGAGCTGCTCGGAGTTTGGCATTACTGAACCGTTAAAGTTCTGAAGAACCTCTTCAGCTGCAGCTCGTGTAAGAAACTCAACAAAACCATACCCTTCTGATTGACATGTTAGCTTGTTACAAATCACTTTCACAGAAGAAACCtgcacattaaaaaaaacaataatccataacaaaactcagaggaaaaaaaaaagaaaccgaaCCAGAACTATGGTAAATGATACAATAATCCATAATCCCCGTTACTCTGGATCTTTCCACAGGTCCAGGATACCCcaaattaataaagaaaagaactatgataaataaaaatcttatttaattGACCTTATCAATGAAAAGACAGCCAAATGAAGTATGatctctctattttctttttgtcaactaacCATTTTAAGTATGATCACAAGTCGTGGTTTATAAACAACTCTATCTGACCATGTCCGACttacatgaaaaaataatacaCCTTTGTGCTCTAGCCTCCTTAGCTAGAGCCTAGAGAGTCATCACAGAAAATTTAAATCCTAGGAATATGAACAATGCCAGGTTAAGATGGAACTTTTCTTGGTAAGTTAAAAGTTCAACTAAAAGTGGCAAAGTACTACGGTATTTTTTGCCTAACTCTGTGTTTAAAATGGCGATCCTAGGCCTTCAGTTTCTCGAATATAATTCATAAGCTAGGTTGAAGGCCCATGACCCATTAATCTCTACTAAATCCAATACCTtccattttaaaactaaattaattagaaattattttttatcaaggttttgaaaaccggaccggcCAGTCGGAACCGGTTAAACTGTGAACCGTTTACTTAACGGAGTCCGAGTTGAATTAAAACTCGGATTTGAATTAAACCGCCAAAACCGGTACAAACCCAGCATATCCGTCAACTCAGGTTAAGAACAAAACCTGATTCAACCAAATACAAAGCATAATcgattaattttgatttttaatagttacaaTAAATGACATTTCTTGACTAGTTCCAGATTTATAGTAGTTTGTAACTGgaaaccaaaatattttcttccttgctcacatttattttgttttcattatacACACTTGCTATATGTTTCTACAGCAATTATACTTTGCATAAATAATTTTggtcatttataatatttatattcatattataatttacatttaccagtcatgagtaaaaaataaaataatggtcgtatatatgttttgacactgtaattgttttatatatatatatatatatatatatatatatatatatatatttttttcctttaagggttaacaaaatactaaaaataagtatttttaaaaatttgcatACACATAAATACTAAGAAACCGGTTTGACCAGTCACCCAGTAAGAATAACTGTTCGGTCCGGTTTTCAGAACATTGATTTTAATGTTCCAtccttttttggtaaaatgttactccctccgtttcatattaagtgttgttttagagaatttttttccttgtaagtgttgttttcgattttcaatgcaaaatttattaattttatgcaaaatttatttttctattggttgaaatatggtgaggtgtataggtaatagtgttttttataggaaatgtacaaaattaattgtttccttgtGCCGAAACCTagaacgacacttataatgaaacggGAGTAAGATTTAtaccattttttaaaaagatttgatttataccattttttaaaaagattttacaaTGTCGCAGCAGCAACTTATTACAGCAAAATAGAAACGACAACAACCCTTAAGAcagaaatgaaaaaagaaaacacctcAAGGAGGTCTAGTACATGAGAAATAAAATTGCAGAAGAGAGCGAGTTGAAGAAGAGGGAACCGGTAAGGAGACCAAGCGGTCTCTGATGAGTCTGTCTAGTGAGGCGCGAAGAGCTTCCGGGGTCGAGACTGATGTAGTAAAAATCCTTgcatctctctctccctccacAGGAGATAGATTGTTGATTGTAAGAGAATAATTGTCCCAACGAACCGGTTTGTAGCCGTGGAGTAATCCATGTTCCATCCTTTTATACGAGgtcatcaattattttttaccaAACCAAAGATAATAATTGTCCCAACGAACCGGTTTGTAGACAGGAAAATATCTCCCGGATCTTGCTGCTTTGGATTATCAATTGTTTGGGCCATTAATTCCCTATAGGAGACTTCTAGTTTTGGTGGTTTGATCAAGCTTGTATCCATCGATGGTCTCTCCAAGATTCTcattaggcctgggcgttcgggtctccgggtcgggttcggaccgGTTCTTTTCTGATCCGgatcttttcgggtcctaaatatttagacccaataggtacttataaattttcggttcgggttcgagtcggttcgggttcgggtcggttcttctcgggtccgggtcggttcgggtctataattaaaatacccataaaatatccgtaatttttcgggtccatattgGATCCGGgtcggattcagatatttaggatctgaaaagaacatgatatacccaattccatcaactttagttgaatatttgtcatatatatctaaaattttacaaaatagcttaaatgaaactattaataattaaaataaaacattttaaaactctaaattttacattttaaagcttatattacttaaaaaatgttaaaaaataataacaaatgttgttcaccaaagatatttcaactaaatcataaaataatatatataaaatagaacacaaaaacatcatagttttagatatacatgtttttaagtcggtacatatcggttcttatcggtcggatctattcgggtcgggttttttcgggtccgggtctattcgggtcggttccttttcggttccggttctttcgggtaaaaaaaatttagatccaaaaggtacttgtacattttcggtccggttccggaccgggtatttttgggtcggttccggttcgggtcttcgggtcgaggttaaaatgcccaggcctaattctCATTCTAAGTCTACATGCAATTTGTTCTATCTCCACTCTGGATCTGTTTAATTTTCTTGATCTTCTAGTTGTATGCTTGTGCTGTAATTATCTttctgtttcctttttttttttttttttataaaaaaaacataagactTCTTAGACAAACATATTCATATTCATTTTGTAATTACCATATTACAAAAGATCACATGATACTACAACCAGCAGGATTCTCATCGCTGAACATATCAGTATAAGGACCCGAGTGTGGAGGTGGCATTGGCGGTGGATGAGCATAATTCACTGCCGGATAAGGCCGAGCATACATCATCGGATGGTACATGTCTCCACCATGACCACCACCATATCCTCCATAAGCTGCAGCTTGTTGTTTCTGTTGTTGTTGCATCATCATTTGCATATACTGTTGTTGGTTCATTGCCTGAGGCGGTGGTGGATAATATCCTCCGCCTCCACTCATCGGTAAGCCTTGAACCGCAGGGAAAGCACCGCCGCCTTGGTGTCCCATTGGACCCATCATACCCATTGGGCCACCCATCCCCTTGGCACTGAGATTATGATTGCCTTTGTTACCTCCTCCACCTGCTTTGATTTGTTTCATGAGCTCATCGATATCATGGGCTCCTCCTTTCGACTTGCCTCCTCCCTTTTTAGGCCCATCATCATAATGATGAACTTCACCTCCTCCTCCCCCACCACCGGAGGACTTCACcttatcaccaccaccaccgtctcCTTTCTTACCGTCTCCCTTCTTCTCACCTCCTTTTTCACCTTTACAATTATCTTTCtgtttagttttatgttttcatattgtATTCTTTTCGTAGGCTTATGACTCCGGGATGTAAGTCTAACCCGCCGGCATAGCTTGTAACGATGGTGTTGAAGTTAAAATAGTCTTTagtgttaaaaagaaaacttccCAACGTAACAAACGGAAAAAGCACTATTTTTCTTCATAACATACTCTCGGCCAtgattagaaaagaaaatatattttttaaagaaaagaaatgatcGCACTTCTAATCTCAATTCATTAATCCAGAAAGGAGATTAACcaaatttagaatatgtaaCACTATAACAATTTATTTGCGGGATTCAAAGTGATAAATCCAAAGACTATACACTATTATAACACCTAGATGTTCATGCTTTGTGTACATGCAATTTATATGCaacttttatcttttaaaacaaagtatacatgtatgtatttaattaattagctaTCTTCacataacatatttatatat
This genomic window contains:
- the LOC106321054 gene encoding glycine-rich cell wall structural protein 1.0-like, which encodes MPAGEKGGEKKGDGKKGDGGGGDKVKSSGGGGGGGEVHHYDDGPKKGGGKSKGGAHDIDELMKQIKAGGGGNKGNHNLSAKGMGGPMGMMGPMGHQGGGAFPAVQGLPMSGGGGYYPPPPQAMNQQQYMQMMMQQQQKQQAAAYGGYGGGHGGDMYHPMMYARPYPAVNYAHPPPMPPPHSGPYTDMFSDENPAGCSIM
- the LOC106321052 gene encoding polyadenylate-binding protein RBP47B-like — protein: MEHGLLHGYKPVRWDNYSLTINNLSPVEGERDARIFTTSVSTPEALRASLDRLIRDRLVSSVKVICNKLTCQSEGYGFVEFLTRAAAEEVLQNFNGSVMPNSEQLFRLNWASFSTGEKRAVENGPELSIFVGDLSPDVTDTLLQELFVERYPSVKSAKVVIDSNTDRSKGYGFVRFGDESERSRALTEMNGAYCSNRQMRVGVTTLKRAVAQEARSVMSIDRQ